The sequence atgaaattgatttagcAAATAACAGACCAATAGAATTTTGGGATGAAGTTGCAAAGGATTTAGTTTATTGGTaagtttttatttcttttttttattttttcaattgtcattgcaaaaaactaataatttaaaattaaaaaaaaagggataGAATGTATGATAAAGTTTATAGTGGTGATGAAATTTATCCAGATTGGTTTAAAGGTGGTGAATTAAATACATGTTATAATGTTTTAGatattcatataaaaaatccAGAAACAAGAGATCAAACTGCATTAATTTATGAATGTccatttttaaacaaaaatataaaattaacctattatcaattttatgaAAAAGTATGTGAATTTTCAAGagtacttttaaatttaaatatatcaaaaaatgataatgttttaatttatatgtCAAATACAATTGAAGCACCAATTGCAATGTTATCATGTGCTCGTATTGGTGCAACTCATTGTGTGTTATTCGATGGTTATTCAGTTAAAAGTTTAATAGATAGAATTGAAACAATTacaccaaaattaataattacaacaaattatggtatttttaatgatgaaattattacatttacaccaaatttaaaagatgcaattgaattatcaacttttaaaCCAAGTAATGTAATTACTTTATTTAGAAATGATATTACAAGCGAATCAGATTTAAAGAAAGTAAATGATATACCAACGATACCAAATACATTAAGTTGgtatgatgaaattaaaaaattcaaagaaattaatcaattaccATTTTATGAATATGTTCCAGTAGAATCAAGTCATccattatatataatatatacaAGTGGCACAACTGGTAGTGCTAAAGCAGTTGTTAGAAGTAATGGTCCATATATGGTAGGTATTAAATATCAAACATTGATACAAAAGGGTAAAATAAAAGTTGTGTTTTCTCATACAAGTATTGGCTGGGTATCATTTCATAATCTATTATATGGTTTATTTTCAGTTGGATATACATTAGTTATGTCTGAAGGAGGAGTGACAAAACCAAAACATATGGAAGATGATATTTGGGAAATTATTGAAAGAAATGAAGTAAGTTGTGCATTCACAATGGCTAAAGCAATTAGATACTTAATTAAAGTTGATCCTGATTGTAAAAATTTACATTCAAAGTATGATTTAtctaatttaaaagaaatggtACTTGGTGGAGAACCAATTGaagaatcaatttcaaattatattcaggagaaattaaaagttcAATCAACTCGTGTATATGGTCAAACTGAAACAGGTGTCGTTTATTTTTAggttttgataataaaaatttaaaaattccaaTTAATACATGTGGAGTTTCATTTCCATCTTTAAAAGCAAAGGTTTTTTCAGATGATGGTAAGGAATTACCTTTGTATGAAATTGGTGAGCttgtatttaaattaccTTTACCACCAGGTTTTACAActacattttataaaaatgatgaaaagtttaaacaattatttacaaaatttcCAGGTTACTATTACCCTGGTGATTTAGGatttaaagatgaaaataattgttaTGGTGTTGTTTCAAGATCAGatgatcaaattaaaatcagTGGTAATAaagttcaattaaataaaattgaaacatcaattttaaaacatccATTAGTTTTAGAATGTTGTTCAATAGGTATTAATAATCCAGATTGTTATAATGTACCAATTGGtatattagttttaaaacaacaagaagaaaatcaatcaattcgacaaattgatttaaataaattacaatctGAAATTAATACAATAATATCAAAGGATATAGAAAATTTTGCAATTTTaagaaaaattttaatagttcCACAATTACCAAAAACTAAAGTTGGTAAAACTCAAAGACAAATCAtttctaaatatttaaatgatacaaattttcaattaccaGATAATGTTTGTGATGTTGAaatcttttataaaattaaagatttataataatgttaaataataataataataataataataataataataataataataataataataataataataataataataataataataataataataataataataaatgagtatcttttgaaagtttgtttttactaaaaaatttaaaaattttcaaatttaatattaaataaaattaccaaaaattaaaaaagtaaaatattaACCTCTAATAtggaaaaattattaaaaacatttttttttaattaggaTTAGAATAgtgttaaattaaaaaattaaaaaaataagaaataagttaatataaaattcaaCCCaatgtatatataaattaccCATTGTGGTTTTTACCCCCTCCCCCatgtgtttttttatattttaatttttaattaaaagaattattattaattttttaaaaattaaaaaaaaaaaaaaaaaagataataatataaaattcaaGTACTtgaaaaggtaaaaaaaaaacaaaataaaaaaaaaaagattaaaaatgatttacctACATAGAAAGGGGGTAATAATTTCACCATTAAGGGACAGACATaaatgaaatcaattaatatttaaaaaaaaaacaatatattttcattttttcattttgattattaataattaaaaatacaatttacttttttaaagtACATAAAAataccttttttaaaaataatttcaaaaaagtaATATCTATAGGCTTAATtagaatgaaattaaataatattttaattattaaaaagtcTAAAGATATctcaaaacaattaaatgacgtcgtaaaatttttattttttaaatttttttttttattaaatgtaaatattatatgaagagttatcaattttaaattataaaaaaaaaaaaaaaaaaaacttatatttacattttttatataatccaatattattgaaaattttaataataaaaatatatttttataaaaactattaaaataatgTATACATTAAGCCAACCATTCaattatgaaaatgattATAAATTCTCAATAAACACCGACCCAATTTCATTTTGGGATCAAGTAGCCACTAAATATGTTTATTGGTATgcatacaataaaaaaaaacataattagttaaataaataattaaattttttataaatataatttaaaaataaaaaagggaTAAAATGTATGATAAAGTTTATAGTGGTAATGAAATTTATCCAGATTGGTTTAAAGGTGGTGAATTAAATACatgttataatttattagataGACAAGTTCAGAatccattaaaaaaagatcaagTTGCATTAATTTATGAATGTccatatttaaagaaaactGTAAAATTAacttattatcaattatatgAAAAAGTATGTGAATTTTCAAGAGtacttttgaatttaaatgtttcaaaaaatgataatgttttaatttatatggCAAATACAGTTGAAGCACCAATTGCAATGTTATCATGTGCTCGTATTGGTGCAACTCATTGTGCTTTATTCGATGGTTATTCAGTTAAAAGTTTAATAGATAGAATTGAAACAATTacaccaaaattaataattacaacAAATTTGGGAGTTGGACTTGAtgaaattgttgatattactacaaatttaaaagaagcaattgaattatcaactTTTAAGCCTGACAATGTAATAACACTTTATAGAAATGATattgtttataataataataatttccaaacaataataccaaattcattaaattgggaagaagaaattaaaaaaattaaaattaataatcaatcacCATTTTATGATTATGTACCAGTAGAATCAAGTCATCCaatctatttaatttatacaaGTGGTACAACTGGTAATTCTAAACCAGTTGTAAGAAGTAATGGTAGTAATTTGGTTGGACTTTTATATCATTGGAATTGTTTAAGTTCAAAggttaataatgatgaaaatgtaGTTTTATTTTCTGCAACTAGTGTTGGATGGGTGTCATTCCATATGTTCTTTTAtgcatcattatcaaaaggAAATACATTTGTAATGTTTGAAGGTGGTTtcttaaaacaaaataatgtTGAAGATGACATTTGGGCAACCATTGAAAAACATAATGTAAACATTTATTTAGCATTACCAATTGTAATGAGATATCTTAAGAAAATGGATCCCAATGCTGAAAGATTACATTCAAAATATGATATATCACGTTTAAAGCAAGTTTGGATTGGTGCTGAAgttattgaaaaatcaattcaagattatattgaaaataaattaaatgctGAATCAATTGGTTTATATGGTCAAACTGAAAGTGGAATGATGTATATTTATGAATATTCaagtataaataaaacatatgATACAGTAGGTATACCATCACCATTTATTAAACCATCAATATTATCTGAAGATGGTAAAGAGTTGGGTGttaatgaaattggtgaATTCTCTCTcaaattaccattaccacctGGATTTGCGActacattttataaaaatgatgaacaatataaaaaattattttcaaaatttccAGGTTATTATAATTCTGGTGATTTAGGTtataaagatgaaaatggATATTATGGTATTGTTTCAAGAGCTGatgatcaaattaaaattagtgGTAATAAAGTTCAACTAAATACAATTGAATCATCAATTTTGAAACATCCAAATGTTATTGAATGTTGTTCAATTGGTATTAATGATTATGATTGTTATAAAGCACCAATTGGTatattggttttaaaaaaacaagattcaattttagatttcaatcaattaaaaaatgaaattaataatattattaatgatgatattgaaagTTATGCTGAACTAAAACAAATTATCATTGTAAATCAATTACCAAAAACTAAAAGTGGTAAAATTCAAAGACATATACTttctaattatttaaataacaataattttaaattaccagataatattgaaaatcttcaattattttataacaTAAAAGattcttttattaaaaactcaaataaaaatatttaatccaaaaaaaaattttaatctataataaaaataaataaatatatatatttttataattcaattatttattttttgttcaatataaaagtaattttataaGTAAGAGTTTTTTTTCACATAAAAATATTCCACACAGACACAGTGcgtgttttttaatttaacccCTTTAATACATttacttatttttatttgtattgaaaatttttgtGGTTGGTTGTTTATAACCcgaaacttttttaatatattttattaaaagacaaaaaaataaacaaataattaaaattccaCAATAAacaagtattttttttttttcatctttgATAAAATATATCCAtctataatttctttttattttaattcattattttctttaaaaggataaataatgaaaaagttttattttaaatttccacATTTTATGttttccactttttttttttcacataaaatttatttttacttttaaattttattttttttaaaaaataaaatataatgatttttaaatttttttttttttattaattaattacaaaaacTTGAAAAAACAACGAAAAAACAacgaaaaaaataaaatgtttaaattaaGTGATCCTTTTGATTATGAAAATGATTACAATTTCTCTCAAATTAatccaatttaattttgggaCGAAGCTCACTGGTATGCacttcacaaaaaaaaaaaaaaaaaaaaaaaaaaacaaattttaacatataataaataaaaaaaaaaaaaaaaagggataAAATGTATGATAAAGTTTATAGTGGTGATGAAATTTATCCAGATTGGTTTAAAGGTGGTGAATTAAATACatgttataatttaatagatattcatattaaaaatccattaaaaagagaataagatgtattaatttatgaatgtccatttttaaagaaaacaattaaaagagtTTCAGaccaatttttttcttttttaaatttgctgattaatttttattaagattttttgacaaaaaaaaaaaaaaaaatcttcgataaaataaaaaaaaaaaaaaaaaagattaataaactttttttttttttttttttttttttaattttattttattaaaataattttggaaaaaaatgaaattaagtGATCCTTTTGATTATGAAAATGATCTAAAATATGCAGAATCCCAACCTGTTTCATTTTGGGATGACATTGCcaaaaaatatatacattggtaagtttaaaaattttgtaaaataaattattaataatttaaaaaatataataaaattccaattataccaataaataatttaaaaaaaaagggataAAATGTATGATAAAGTTTATAGTGGTGATGAAATGTATCCAGATTGGTTTAAAGGTGGTGAATTAAATACATGTTATAATGTTTTAGATATTCAAGTTCAAAATCCATTAAAAAGAGATCAAGACGCATTAATTTATGAATGtccatttttaaagaaaactGTTAAATTAacttattatcaattatatgAAAAAGTATGTGAATTTTCAAGagtacttttaaatttaaatatttcaaaaaatgataatattttaatatttatggCAAATACAGTTGAAGCACCAATTGCAATGTTATCATGTGCTCGTATTGGTGCAACTCATTGTGTACTATTCGATGGCTATTCAACAAAAAGTTTAATAGATAGAATTGAAGCTGTAAGACCAAAAGTTATTATTACCTCAAATTATGGTATTTTAAATGAGGAAATTATTACATTTacaccaaatttaattgaagcaATTGAAATATCAACTTTTAAACCAGATCATGTAATTACACATAATAGAGATTTAATTAGTTCCGATGCacaattatcaataattgaaACTATACCTACTGTACCATCTTCTTTGGATTGGGACTTGGaaatcaacaaaattaaagaaaacaaTCAAACACCATTCTATGAATATGTTACAGTAGAATCAAGTCATCCACTTTACATTATTTATACAAGTGGTACAACTGGTAATTCAAAAGGAGTTGTTAGAAGTAATGGTCCACATTTAGTTTGTTTTGGTTATCTTTGGCCATCAATTGTTCAAAAAAATACTACTTTCTTTTCTCATACTAGTATAGGATGGGTATCGTTTCATTCATTTTTGTATGCTTCATTATTACATGGATGTTCATTTGTGATGTTTGAA comes from Dictyostelium discoideum AX4 chromosome 2 chromosome, whole genome shotgun sequence and encodes:
- the aslD-2 gene encoding hypothetical protein produces the protein MKLSDPFDYENDLKYAESQPVSFWDDIAKKYIHWDKMYDKVYSGDEMYPDWFKGGELNTCYNVLDIQVQNPLKRDQDALIYECPFLKKTVKLTYYQLYEKVCEFSRVLLNLNISKNDNILIFMANTVEAPIAMLSCARIGATHCVLFDGYSTKSLIDRIEAVRPKVIITSNYGILNEEIITFTPNLIEAIEISTFKPDHVITHNRDLISSDAQLSIIETIPTVPSSLDWDLEINKIKENNQTPFYEYVTVESSHPLYIIYTSGTTGNSKGVVRSNGPHLVCFGYLWPSIVQKNTTFFSHTSIGWVSFHSFLYASLLHGCSFVMFEGGIVKPKHMEDDIWSIVEKHKVSAFLTLAKTIRYLNKVDPDAKQIHSKYDISSLKSIWNGGEVIEDSIPEYIENKLKSRPSIGYGQTETGYLYLFDYIKSKKNPYNTVGPPSPFVYPSILSEDGIELPVNQIGEIVFKLPLPPGFASTFYKNDEQFKKVLTKFPGYYSSGDLGYKDENGYYAIVSRADDQIKIGGNKVQLNTIETSILKHPNVIECCSIGIYNPDCYNKPIGLLTLKQQDSNVDLIQLKNEINSIITQDIDKFAQLTHIIIVEQLPKTKSGKIQRLIISKFLNDNNFKLPDHVFESQQIYTDIKNLYLNNL